The following proteins come from a genomic window of Sardina pilchardus chromosome 1, fSarPil1.1, whole genome shotgun sequence:
- the brat1 gene encoding BRCA1-associated ATM activator 1, with amino-acid sequence MDQGTMDADCIALLPGVLTFLADPKQSLPDDTCLEKLLDWLTNIINEDDDRNLLDQQPCLLEFISSMCASKTTDPIILSFTLKLTGLLAATERGFSRLEERGALQEAFACAAKTEAEGDGDGGGDGEGEGGGGVRAQWEEASVRCGWLLGLRAMLQHHPAMTFISQRGLTKLILQSQCDKSLFVAAAANQLLAHILNFPHPPMTEQQQQQETAQENGNSGPECNTAAVTAEIVGHIGEALASQEHFRVLQALRVLALSLPGCGAPLLGSVWGGALGPLEVLLEAGMNKLSLPIMEVLQAASTTELFSQSDARVEELMRATLRVGEPKTAIQCASAITRLQHCSEPLKKLAVGIVLQPLEFITGSPLQMLPNGSGDAKRANSLRPALREQLCQKSQCISLLSLSLSSVAELSLANSLFVDASVEAVTGAVLQLLRVGLGQSPSPSPPNKAYIQLIGCSRVQRSGLDALISLSSCEGVRCLRQEVLDLLHQCLQHPDSDPTVLQKTLQALLKWICLDSSDCSEQTHFLTQSLFPALMKRVCDMHWEVRDSTLEFITQLIVNSSDSVAFSGALRGSGIVSLLLACLDDSEGYVRASAISALGQAVTAAHHQGETNTNSHNSLPEEVLTRLSAILAQDTEGFPRRAVLKAVTAWLSRPHPPPGLDQSLSALLTLGIDDFDWEVKVHTLELAETLMDESLSRGSLAEALGRLQEYGVFSVLFKGLLDCDRPVAQRACQLLLKLRGVMEVKGEPAGSPPGDTPTFHLQSHQWGEDLLRKCKGGGVIGHDSDWPAEEEEEAVPGGDWPKGGQEVSLREVVGRLDLEGMRQALARSSDHAMTSPRSLMEDILAVAQQSDDNAVDCY; translated from the exons ATGGATCAAG GCACTATGGACGCCGACTGCATTGCGCTACTCCCCGGAGTACTTACATTTTTGGCGGATCCGAAGCAATCTTTACCTGATGACACTTGTCTGGAGAAGCTGCTGGACTGGCTTACAAACATAATCAATGAAG ATGATGACCGGAATCTTCTTGACCAGCAGCCATGCCTACTGGAGTTCATATCCAGCATGTGTGCATCAAAAACTACAGATCCCATAATCCTCTCCTTCACCCTCAAACTCACAGGCCTGCTGGCTGCCACCGAGAGGGGCTTCAGCCGTCTGGAA GAGCGAGGCGCTCTGCAGGAGGCGTTTGCGTGCGCGGCGAAGACGGAGGCGGAGGGCGATGGGGACGGCGGCGGCGATGGCGAAGGCGAAGGCGGGGGTGGCGTGCGTGCGCAGTGGGAGGAGGCGTCGGTGCGCTGCGGCTGGCTGCTCGGCCTCAGGGCCATGCTGCAACACCACCCGGCCATGACGTTCATCAGCCAGCGCG GCCTCACCAAACTCATCCTCCAATCACAGTGCGACAAGAGCCTCTTTGTCGCGGCCGCAGCCAATCAGCTCCTCGCTCACATCCTCAACTTCCCGCACCCACCAATGaccgagcagcagcagcagcaggagacaGCCCAAGAGAACGGGAACTCAGGCCCGGAATGTAACACCGCTGCCGTCACCGCGGAGATCGTGGGCCACATCGGGGAGGCGCTGGCCTCTCAGGAGCACTTCCGCGTCCTCCAGGCGCTCAGGGTGCTGGCGCTGAGTCTGCCCGGCTGCGGAGCTCCTCTCCTGGGGAGCGTGTGGGGGGGGGCCCTGGGCCCTCTGGAGGTTCTTCTGGAGGCTGGCATGAACAAGCTCTCCCTGCCCATCATGGAGGTCCTGCAGGCAGCCTCCAC GACGGAGCTGTTCAGCCAATCAGACGCCAGAGTGGAGGAGCTGATGAGGGCCACCCTGAGGGTGGGAGAGCCCAAGACGGCCATCCAGTGTGCTTCAGCCATCACACGCCTGCagcactg ctccgaGCCATTGAAGAAGCTGGCGGTGGGTATAGTTCTCCAGCCCCTGGAGTTCATCACTGGTTCTCCTCTCCAGATGCTGCCCAACGGTTCAG GGGATGCTAAGCGAGCCAACAGCCTCCGGCCTGCCCTGAGGGAGCAGCTGTGCCAGAAGTCTCAGTGcatctctctgctgtctctgtCCCTGAGCAGTGTGGCTGAGCTCAGTCTCGCA AATTCCTTGTTTGTGGACGCCTCAGTGGAGGCTGTCACAGGAGCGGTGTTGCAGCTTCTGAGGGTGGGTCTCGGACAAAGCCCCTCCCCCTCGCCGCCCAACAAGGCCTACATCCagctgattggctgcagcagggtGCAGAGGTCAGGCTTAGATGCCCTTATCAGCCTCAGCTCCTGTGAAG GTGTGCGCTGCCTTAGGCAGGAGGTGTTAGATCTGCTCCACCAGTGCCTCCAACACCCCGACTCCGACCCCACA gtgctACAGAAGACCTTGCAGGCGTTGCTGAAGTGGATCTGTTTAGACTCCTCTGACTGTTCAGAGCAAACACACTTCCTCACTCAGA GTCTATTCCCGGCACTgatgaagcgtgtgtgtgacatgcaTTGGGAAGTTAGGGACTCGACTCTGGAGTTCATCACTCAGCTCATCGTAAACTCTAGCG ACTCTGTAGCCTTCAGTGGTGCTCTGCGGGGCAGTGGCATTGTCTCTCTGCTGCTCGCCTGCCTGGATGACTCGGAGGGTTACGTCAGAGCCAGCGCCATCAGCGCCCTGGGTCAGGCAGTGACCGCCGCTCACCACCAGGgggagacaaacacaaactctcacaaCAGCCTGCCG GAGGAAGTCCTGACCCGCCTGTCGGCCATCTTGGCTCAAGACACCGAGGGCTTCCCCCGGCGCGCCGTCCTCAAGGCCGTCACCGCCTGGCTCTCCAGGCCGCACCCCCCGCCGGGCCTCGACCAATCCCTGTCCGCCCTGCTGACGCTGGGCATCGACGACTTCGACTGGGAGGTCAAAGTTCACACCCTGGAGCTGGCCGAGACGCTCATGGACGAGTCGCTGAGTCGCGGCTCCCTGGCGGAGGCCCTCGGCCGGCTCCAGGAGTACGGGGTGTTCAGCGTCCTCTTCAAAGGCCTCCTCGACTGCGACCGGCCCGTTGCCCAGAGGGCCTGCCAGCTGCTGCTCAAGCTGCGAGGGGTCATGGAGGTCAAAGGTGAGCCGGCGGGGTCGCCGCCCGGGGACACGCCCACCTTCCATCTCCAGAGCCACCAGTGGGGCGAGGACTTGTTGAGGAAGTGCAAGGGCGGCGGCGTCATCGGCCACGATTCCGATTGGcccgccgaggaggaggaggaggcggtgccGGGCGGCGATTGGCCGAAGGGCGGGCAGGAAGTGAGCCTGAGGGAGGTGGTTGGGCGGCTGGACCTGGAGGGCATGAGGCAGGCGCTGGCCAGGAGCAGCGACCACGCCATGACGTCGCCGCGCTCGCTCATGGAGGACATCCTGGCCGTGGCGCAGCAGAGCGACGACAACGCCGTGGACTGctactga
- the LOC134075412 gene encoding eukaryotic translation initiation factor 3 subunit B-like, with the protein MQNTLDMAAGAEFDEDEEEPSFSDTEDFVDDIEDEELLADVLREKPLEADGIDSVVVVDNVPQVGPERLEKLKNVIHKIFSKFGKITNEFYPDTEGGTTKGYIFLEYSNPNHAVEAVKNADGYKLDKQHTFRVNLFTDFDKYMNICDEWESPEKQPFKDFGNMRHWIEDQDCRDQYSVIYESGERTAIFANDPKEPIVSEERARWTETYVRWSPKGTYLATFHQRGIALWGGEKFKQIQRFSHQGVSLIDFSPCERYVVTFSPLMDTKEDPQAIIIWDILTGQKKRGFHCESSAHWPIFKWSQDGKFFARMTQDTLSIYETPSMGLLDKKSLKISGIKDFSWSPGDNIIAFWVPEDKDIPARVTLMQLPSRQEIRVRNLFNVVDCKLHWQRNGDYLCVKVDRTPKGTQGVVTNFEIFRMREKQVPVDVVEMKESIIAFAWEPNGSKFAVLHGESPRINASFYHVKNNGKIDLIKMFDKQQANSIFWSPQGQFMVLAGLRSMNGALAFVDTSDCTMMNIAEHYMASDVEWDPTGRYVVTSVSWWSHKVDNAYWLWTFQGRLLQKNNKDRFCQLLWRPRPPTLLSNEEIKNIKKDLKKYSKIFEQKDRLSQSKASKELVDKRRLMMEEYRNYRERAMQAYNDQRELRLQLRGDVDTDELESNVEDWEEETIEFFINEEIIPLGDLE; encoded by the exons ATGCAGAATACTTTAGACATGGCTGCGGGAGCCGAATTTgatgaagacgaggaggagccTTCGTTTAGCGACACAGAGGACTTCGTGGACGATATCGAGGATGAAG AGCTCTTGGCAGATGTTCTGCGTGAGAAGCCGTTGGAGGCTGACGGTATCGactcggtggtggtggtggacaaCGTGCCCCAGGTCGGCCCCGAGAGGCTCGAGAAACTCAAAAATGTCATTCACAAAATATTCTCTAAGTTCGGCAAGATCACCAATGAATTTTATCCAGATACAGAGGGAGGGACAACAAAAGG GTACATTTTTCTAGAATATTCTAATCCAAACCATGCCGTGGAGGCTGTGAAGAACGCAGATGGCTACAAGCTCGacaaacaacacacattcagagtAAACCTCTTCACAGACTTTGACAA GTACATGAATATCTGTGATGAATGGGAGTCTCCAGAGAAACAGCCATTCAAGGACTTT GGTAACATGCGGCACTGGATTGAGGATCAAGACTGTCGGGATCAGTACAGCGTAATCTATGAATCAGGCGAGAGGACGGCCATATTTGCCAATGACCCTAAAGAGCCAATCGTTTCCGAGGAGAGAGCA CGCTGGACGGAGACGTACGTCCGCTGGTCGCCCAAAGGCACGTACCTGGCCACCTTCCACCAGAGAGGCATTGCATTATGGGGAGGCGAGAAGTTCAAGCAGATCCAGAGGTTCAGTCACCAGGGCGTGTCCCTCATCGACTTCTCGCCCTGTGAGAG GTACGTGGTGACTTTCAGTCCTCTGATGGACACCAAGGAGGACCCTCAGGCCATCATCATCTGGGACATCCTGACTggacagaagaagagagggtTCCACTGCGAGAGCTCCGCCCACTGGCCCATCTTCAA ATGGAGTCAGGATGGGAAGTTCTTTGCGAGAATGACCCAAGACACCCTCAGCATCTACGAGACGCCG tcTATGGGCCTGCTCGATAAGAAGAGTCTCAAGATCAGTGGAATTAA GGATTTCTCGTGGTCGCCGGGCGACAACATCATCGCGTTCTGGGTGCCGGAGGACAAGGACATCCCGGCGCGCGTGACACTGATGCAGCTGCCCTCGCGGCAGGAGATCCGCGTCAGGAACCTCTTCAACGTGGTGGACTGCAAGCTGCACTGGCAGCGCAACGGAGACTACCTGTGCGTCAAGGTGGACCGCACGCCCAAGGGAACACAG GGTGTGGTCACAAATTTTGAAATCTTCCGCATGAGGGAGAAGCAGGTGCCAGTGGACGTGGTGGAAATGAAAG AGAGCATCATAGCGTTTGCGTGGGAGCCCAACGGTAGCAAGTTTGCTGTCCTTCACGGAGAGTCTCCCCGGATCAACGCCTCCTTTTACCACGTGAAGAACAACGGCAAGATCGACCTCATCA agATGTTTGACAAGCAGCAGGCCAACAGCATCTTCTGGAGCCCCCAGGGACAGTTCATGGTTCTTGCCGGActaaggag tATGAATGGTGCGCTTGCGTTTGTGGACACGTCGGACTGCACCATGATGAACATCGCTGAGCACTACATGGCGTCGGACGTCGAGTGGGACCCCACGGGGCGCTACGTGGTCACGTCCGTGTCCTGGTGGAGTCACAAG GTGGACAATGCCTACTGGTTGTGGACTTTCCAAGGGCGTCTCctacagaaaaacaacaaggATCGGTTCTGCCAGCTGCTATGGAGACCACGTCCACCAACTCTACTGAGTAACGAGGAAATCAAG AATATAAAGAAGGACCTGAAGAAGTACTCCAAGATTTTCGAGCAGAAAGATCGCCTCAGCCAGTCCAAGGCCTCCAAG GAGCTGGTGGACAAGCGTCGGCTGATGATGGAGGAGTACCGGAATTACCGGGAGCGCGCCATGCAGGCCTACAACGATCAGAGGGAGCTCCGCCTTCAGCTCCGAGGAG ATGTGGACACAGACGAGCTGGAAAGTAACGTGGAGGACTGGGAGGAGGAGACCATCGAGTTTTTCATTAATGAAGAGATCATTCCTTTAGGAGACTtggagtag